A single genomic interval of Litoreibacter ponti harbors:
- a CDS encoding ankyrin repeat domain-containing protein has protein sequence MMFSRAAPTVLFTALCLAVAGTYVTGGGGDLTRPGQMSAAEIDALDSYYAEMQMALQAGDDARFEALINSQIEIMQDDGRPQLNDPDILPAPYQELRRIVMSGTPVDLAEILDRNPGLALNTPLGRYGTVPLVWATSNHDHMPEMIELLLIDGADPRFVTATGQTVLHAMGSPFHFYYDEGDVGRAIDLLPAELIAQPRHSGETPLHVAVANTATAQAVAFLERGADATAPYPKRADRPDLSEQPLLILALGQPDLVEALLFAGADPDVRHASGKRLIDMSAALLRSAEEGLQDRLAASAAEEHDRTYVADMKRSHDMIRAALDARLARGN, from the coding sequence ATGATGTTTTCGCGCGCAGCACCAACCGTGCTGTTCACCGCTTTATGCCTCGCTGTTGCGGGCACATACGTCACCGGCGGTGGCGGTGATCTGACCCGCCCGGGCCAGATGAGCGCGGCCGAGATCGACGCGCTCGACAGCTATTACGCCGAAATGCAGATGGCACTGCAGGCGGGCGATGACGCGCGGTTCGAGGCGCTGATCAACAGCCAGATCGAAATCATGCAGGACGACGGGCGCCCCCAGCTCAACGATCCGGACATCCTGCCCGCGCCCTATCAGGAATTGCGCCGCATCGTGATGAGCGGCACCCCGGTCGATCTGGCCGAAATTCTTGATCGAAATCCCGGCCTCGCATTGAACACACCCTTGGGCCGCTACGGCACAGTGCCGCTTGTTTGGGCCACGAGTAACCACGACCACATGCCCGAGATGATCGAGCTGTTGCTGATCGATGGGGCAGACCCGCGCTTCGTCACTGCGACCGGCCAGACGGTGCTGCATGCGATGGGCTCGCCGTTCCATTTCTACTACGACGAAGGCGATGTGGGGCGTGCAATTGATCTTCTGCCCGCTGAATTGATCGCCCAGCCGCGCCACTCTGGCGAGACGCCACTTCATGTCGCCGTGGCCAACACCGCCACCGCGCAGGCGGTTGCGTTTCTGGAACGCGGGGCCGATGCCACCGCGCCCTATCCCAAGCGGGCTGACCGCCCGGACCTGTCTGAACAACCTCTGCTGATCCTTGCCTTGGGCCAGCCCGATCTGGTTGAGGCGCTGCTGTTTGCCGGCGCGGACCCAGACGTGCGCCATGCATCCGGCAAGCGGCTGATTGACATGTCCGCAGCCCTGCTGCGCAGCGCCGAAGAGGGCTTGCAGGATCGCCTTGCCGCCAGCGCCGCCGAAGAGCATGACCGCACCTACGTCGCCGACATGAAGCGCAGCCATGACATGATCCGCGCGGCGCTCGATGCGCGCCTCGCACGGGGCAACTGA
- the rpoH gene encoding RNA polymerase sigma factor RpoH — MANYTSLPAPSPEQGLNRYMQEIRKFPMLEPEEEYMLAKRWAEDGDTEAAHKMVTSHLRLAAKIAMGYRGYGLPTAEVISEANVGLMQAVKKFDPEKGFRLATYAMWWIRASIQEYVLRSWSMVKLGTTSAQKKLFFNLRKAKNRIGALEEGDLRPENVARIAADLNVTEEEVISMNRRMSGGDASLNAVVSADGEGATQWQDWLEDEDADQASDYEAKDELESRRELLSEAMEVLNDREKDILMQRRLQDKPVTLEELSGQYDVSRERIRQIEVRAFEKLQERMRALAAEKGMLESA; from the coding sequence ATGGCTAATTATACATCTTTGCCGGCACCAAGCCCGGAGCAAGGCCTGAACCGCTACATGCAGGAAATTCGCAAGTTTCCGATGCTGGAGCCGGAAGAGGAATACATGCTCGCCAAGCGTTGGGCCGAAGATGGTGACACCGAGGCGGCTCACAAGATGGTCACCTCGCATCTGCGTCTCGCAGCCAAGATCGCCATGGGCTATCGCGGCTACGGGCTTCCCACAGCCGAAGTAATTTCCGAGGCGAATGTGGGCCTGATGCAGGCCGTCAAGAAATTCGACCCCGAGAAAGGCTTTCGCCTCGCGACCTACGCGATGTGGTGGATCCGCGCCTCGATCCAGGAATACGTGTTGCGCTCGTGGTCCATGGTGAAGCTTGGCACCACCTCGGCGCAGAAGAAGCTGTTCTTCAACCTGCGCAAGGCCAAGAACCGCATCGGTGCGTTGGAAGAGGGCGATCTGCGTCCCGAAAACGTGGCCCGCATCGCGGCCGATCTGAACGTGACCGAGGAAGAGGTCATCTCGATGAACCGCCGAATGTCGGGCGGTGACGCGTCGCTGAATGCCGTGGTTTCTGCCGATGGCGAGGGCGCAACCCAGTGGCAGGATTGGTTGGAAGATGAGGATGCCGACCAGGCATCGGATTACGAGGCCAAGGACGAGCTGGAAAGCCGCCGTGAGCTGCTGTCGGAGGCGATGGAGGTCTTGAACGACCGCGAGAAGGACATCCTGATGCAGCGCCGTCTGCAGGACAAGCCAGTGACGCTGGAAGAGCTGTCGGGTCAGTATGACGTCTCGCGCGAGCGTATCCGCCAGATCGAGGTGCGCGCGTTCGAGAAGCTGCAAGAGCGGATGCGGGCGCTGGCTGCCGAGAAGGGCATGCTCGAAAGCGCCTAA
- a CDS encoding RluA family pseudouridine synthase, translating to MSPHIIAVEITDAPPARLDKALALFAPVEAKLSRSRLVKLIEQGAVSLDGAVVTEPKTKAQLGQVWHVEIGEAVDYDTLPQDIPLDVVFEDAHLIVVNKPAGMVVHPAPGSPSGTLVNALLHHCADSLSGIGGEKRPGIVHRIDKDTSGLLVVAKTDAAHQGLAKQFEKHTVERRYQALAYGVPDAADPRLSGMPGVAFESANILRINANLARHKTDRQRQAVVKHGGRHAITRARVMERYGTPAVISMLECWLETGRTHQIRVHLAHVGHSLIGDPTYGGRRKLAKNALSEAAQQAIADFPRQALHAATLGFEHPETHEMLRFQADLPPDFQALITKIG from the coding sequence ATGTCGCCTCATATCATCGCGGTCGAGATCACCGACGCCCCGCCCGCGCGCCTTGATAAGGCATTGGCCCTGTTCGCGCCAGTGGAGGCCAAACTGTCCCGCTCGCGCCTTGTCAAACTGATCGAGCAAGGCGCGGTGTCGCTTGACGGCGCGGTCGTGACCGAGCCCAAAACCAAGGCGCAACTGGGCCAGGTCTGGCATGTAGAGATCGGCGAAGCGGTGGATTACGACACGCTGCCGCAAGACATCCCGCTGGACGTGGTATTCGAGGACGCGCATCTGATCGTGGTCAACAAGCCCGCGGGCATGGTGGTGCACCCGGCGCCCGGCTCGCCGTCGGGCACCTTGGTCAACGCGCTGCTGCATCACTGCGCCGACAGCCTGTCAGGGATCGGCGGTGAGAAGCGGCCGGGCATCGTGCACCGCATCGACAAAGACACGTCCGGGCTTCTTGTGGTCGCCAAGACTGATGCGGCCCATCAGGGACTGGCCAAGCAGTTCGAGAAACACACCGTCGAGCGACGTTATCAGGCGCTGGCTTACGGGGTGCCGGATGCGGCGGACCCGCGGCTTTCAGGGATGCCCGGGGTCGCGTTTGAAAGTGCGAATATTCTGCGCATCAATGCCAACCTCGCGCGGCATAAAACCGACCGGCAGCGGCAGGCGGTGGTCAAACATGGCGGGCGGCATGCGATCACGCGGGCGCGTGTGATGGAGCGCTATGGTACGCCTGCGGTGATCTCGATGCTGGAGTGCTGGCTGGAGACCGGGCGCACGCATCAGATCCGGGTGCATCTGGCCCATGTGGGCCACTCCCTGATCGGCGATCCGACCTATGGCGGACGGCGGAAATTGGCCAAAAATGCCCTGTCAGAGGCGGCACAGCAGGCGATTGCCGACTTCCCCCGACAGGCGCTCCATGCCGCTACATTGGGGTTTGAGCATCCCGAGACACACGAAATGTTGCGATTTCAGGCGGATTTGCCGCCTGATTTTCAGGCTTTGATCACGAAAATCGGCTGA
- a CDS encoding DUF6476 family protein, whose product MDSDPEVQLDEPANLKFLRRLVTTLTATMIVGLVVLIALVVIRVNDAGPAPSLPGNITLPDGTTPMAVTYGPDWYLVVTDDDRILVFDQTTSELMQEHRIIRE is encoded by the coding sequence ATGGACAGCGATCCCGAAGTGCAGTTGGACGAGCCCGCCAACCTGAAGTTCCTGCGACGGCTGGTCACGACCCTGACCGCCACGATGATTGTGGGCCTTGTAGTGCTGATCGCGCTGGTTGTCATCCGGGTCAATGACGCGGGTCCAGCCCCGTCCCTGCCCGGCAATATCACCCTGCCCGATGGCACCACACCGATGGCGGTGACCTATGGTCCGGACTGGTATCTGGTGGTAACTGACGATGACCGCATCCTCGTCTTCGACCAGACTACATCCGAGCTGATGCAAGAGCACCGTATCATCCGCGAATGA
- a CDS encoding GNAT family N-acetyltransferase: protein MQNELNLRDLAIGDAGWIASRHGTLYAEHEGFDASFEALVMRILADFIENRDPVTDRAFIAEVGGARVGSVFCVRDDPATARLRMFFLEPECRGKGYAAPMLEAVIDHARATGAERLVLWTHKSHRAACALYARRGFRVTEERATRSFGQDVVEQSMELAL, encoded by the coding sequence ATGCAAAACGAGTTGAACTTGCGCGATCTCGCGATTGGGGATGCCGGTTGGATCGCGTCGCGCCACGGCACGCTTTACGCAGAGCATGAAGGGTTCGACGCCAGTTTCGAGGCTTTGGTGATGCGCATCCTGGCCGATTTCATCGAAAATCGCGACCCTGTCACCGACCGGGCCTTCATCGCGGAGGTCGGCGGTGCGCGGGTCGGATCGGTCTTTTGCGTGCGCGATGATCCGGCGACGGCGCGCTTGCGGATGTTCTTCCTGGAACCGGAATGTCGCGGCAAAGGGTATGCGGCACCGATGCTGGAGGCGGTGATTGATCATGCCCGGGCGACGGGGGCGGAAAGACTGGTGCTTTGGACCCACAAAAGCCACCGCGCGGCGTGCGCGCTTTATGCCCGCCGGGGCTTTCGGGTCACGGAGGAACGCGCGACGCGATCCTTCGGCCAAGACGTGGTCGAACAGTCCATGGAGCTTGCGCTTTAG
- a CDS encoding DUF6324 family protein, with translation MGINSESDVAGNLQIGPTTEGMVRLYVEADGVELPFDFDPEEAEEIAEEIRAAAVAARGMSKKR, from the coding sequence ATGGGCATCAACAGCGAAAGCGACGTCGCAGGCAATCTGCAGATCGGCCCCACCACAGAGGGCATGGTGCGTCTCTATGTCGAGGCCGACGGTGTCGAGCTGCCGTTCGATTTCGACCCCGAGGAAGCCGAAGAAATCGCCGAGGAAATCCGCGCAGCCGCCGTGGCCGCGCGAGGCATGTCGAAGAAGCGCTAG
- a CDS encoding MmcB family DNA repair protein, producing MPDDLTSPSLQPGQLLARGVARHLSSHGFACLEEFVPERGKRVDVMALGQKGEIWVVECKSSRADFQTDCKWKGYLEWCDRYFWAVDETFPTELLPAETGLIIADAYDAEIIRMAPEDTVAAARRKVITRKFARTAALRLNALRDPEIVRL from the coding sequence ATGCCCGATGATCTCACTTCCCCAAGCCTTCAGCCCGGCCAGCTTCTGGCCCGTGGCGTGGCACGGCATCTCAGCTCCCACGGGTTCGCCTGTCTGGAAGAATTCGTGCCCGAGCGCGGCAAACGCGTCGATGTGATGGCCCTTGGTCAGAAGGGCGAAATCTGGGTCGTCGAGTGCAAATCCTCCCGTGCGGACTTCCAGACCGACTGCAAGTGGAAAGGATATCTGGAATGGTGCGACCGCTACTTCTGGGCGGTGGACGAGACTTTCCCGACCGAGCTTTTGCCCGCAGAAACCGGCCTGATTATTGCCGATGCCTACGACGCCGAGATCATCCGCATGGCCCCTGAGGACACGGTTGCGGCCGCACGACGCAAGGTGATCACGCGCAAGTTTGCCCGCACGGCGGCATTGCGCCTGAACGCCCTGCGCGATCCCGAGATTGTGCGTCTTTAG
- a CDS encoding cupin domain-containing protein, translating to MRLLACLLSLATPLAAADPSITRLAPSALDWATTPEGVAFAPIEGDRFAGAYMAMVRLPAGLKSPAHVKSANMYGLVVEGTMTHAPDTGGETRPLPPGAFYKIPAGLAHVSSCISQVPCVTFLYQDGAFDFLPVTR from the coding sequence ATGCGCCTGCTTGCTTGCCTTTTGTCGCTGGCCACGCCGCTCGCTGCGGCGGACCCGTCCATCACCCGGCTCGCGCCCTCGGCGCTGGACTGGGCCACAACACCCGAAGGCGTGGCCTTTGCGCCGATCGAAGGCGACCGGTTCGCCGGCGCCTACATGGCGATGGTGCGCCTGCCCGCCGGATTGAAGAGTCCCGCCCATGTCAAATCGGCCAATATGTACGGACTGGTGGTCGAGGGCACCATGACCCATGCGCCCGACACGGGCGGCGAGACCCGGCCCCTGCCCCCGGGCGCGTTCTACAAGATCCCGGCAGGCCTTGCCCATGTCTCGTCCTGCATCTCGCAGGTGCCATGCGTCACATTTCTCTATCAGGACGGGGCGTTTGATTTCCTGCCGGTGACGCGATGA
- a CDS encoding ArsR/SmtB family transcription factor: MSPAVQATFRALADPTRREILQTLTAGPRTIAQVAGDFDMTRAAVKKHLTVLSDGGLITVTPRGRERINQLNPEGFAPVFDWLGFFDQVWDSRLDALKSAIEKDQDHD; this comes from the coding sequence ATGAGCCCTGCGGTGCAGGCAACCTTTCGCGCGCTCGCCGACCCCACCCGGCGCGAGATCCTGCAGACCCTGACCGCCGGGCCGCGTACGATCGCGCAGGTCGCTGGTGATTTCGACATGACCCGCGCGGCGGTCAAGAAGCACCTGACGGTGCTGTCGGATGGGGGGCTGATCACGGTGACGCCACGGGGCCGCGAGCGGATCAACCAGCTCAATCCCGAAGGCTTCGCCCCGGTGTTCGACTGGCTCGGCTTCTTCGATCAGGTCTGGGATAGCCGCCTCGACGCCCTGAAATCCGCCATTGAAAAGGACCAAGACCATGACTGA
- a CDS encoding SRPBCC family protein, with protein MTDSILRKRIFLKASKPQVWAYLTEPDKLAIWFHRPDAPLAEGPYAMFGTDSGDKLMWGEVQIFDPHDVLEYTFTIKPMGDATSLVRWQLDTVPGGTMLSLEHSGLPQSAEAFGLILALDTGWDDHLARMRADAHGD; from the coding sequence ATGACTGATTCCATCCTGCGCAAGCGCATCTTCCTGAAAGCTTCCAAGCCGCAGGTCTGGGCTTACCTGACCGAACCCGACAAGCTGGCGATCTGGTTTCACCGGCCCGACGCGCCGTTGGCGGAAGGCCCCTACGCGATGTTCGGCACCGATAGCGGGGACAAGCTGATGTGGGGAGAGGTGCAGATTTTCGACCCGCACGACGTGCTTGAATACACATTCACCATCAAGCCCATGGGCGATGCCACGAGCCTTGTGCGCTGGCAGCTCGACACTGTTCCGGGCGGCACCATGCTGTCGCTGGAACATAGCGGCTTGCCGCAGAGCGCCGAGGCGTTCGGCCTGATCCTCGCGCTCGACACAGGCTGGGACGACCATCTGGCCCGCATGAGGGCGGACGCCCATGGCGACTAG
- a CDS encoding DUF1801 domain-containing protein: protein MAGNKTVPLDLQPLEVIARVDHPQRRADAEVLLPFFKRITGWPAQMWGPSIIGFGRYHYRYDSGREGEFLITGFSPRKAYTSVYILPGYQDMSDALARLGKVKHGKSCINIKALSDIDMGLLEEMIRDGLAYMQANYETYPR from the coding sequence ATGGCGGGCAACAAGACCGTACCTTTGGATTTGCAGCCGTTGGAGGTCATCGCACGCGTCGATCACCCACAGCGCCGCGCCGATGCCGAGGTTCTGCTGCCCTTTTTCAAGCGCATCACCGGTTGGCCCGCCCAGATGTGGGGCCCGTCCATCATTGGCTTCGGGCGCTACCACTACCGCTACGACAGCGGGCGGGAGGGGGAGTTTTTGATCACGGGCTTCAGTCCGCGAAAGGCCTATACCTCTGTCTACATCTTGCCGGGATATCAGGACATGTCCGACGCTCTCGCGCGGCTGGGCAAGGTCAAGCACGGCAAAAGCTGCATCAATATCAAGGCGCTGTCCGACATCGACATGGGGTTGCTGGAAGAGATGATCCGCGACGGGCTTGCGTATATGCAGGCCAATTACGAGACCTATCCACGCTAG
- a CDS encoding aggregation factor core, translating into MLRPALIALALCPAAAHAQIEARFIESAPKDTFSFVNTGCALGAVVVELDMQESAGGLIFDTEGGGAGVEVFQPFEAVSGKIAEVSVSDGAGQLSLTVPDWPAGGELSFTIDVDDVLRHGALGQTQVTGGEIAGAALRISAGGASGLGSFDNTNRAVVRGLCSS; encoded by the coding sequence ATGCTTCGCCCCGCACTGATCGCCCTCGCCCTGTGTCCCGCCGCGGCCCACGCCCAGATCGAGGCGCGCTTCATCGAGAGCGCCCCGAAAGACACGTTCTCCTTTGTGAACACCGGCTGCGCCCTGGGCGCGGTGGTGGTCGAGCTGGATATGCAGGAGAGCGCGGGTGGCTTGATCTTTGATACCGAAGGCGGCGGCGCGGGCGTCGAGGTCTTTCAACCGTTCGAGGCGGTGTCAGGCAAAATCGCGGAAGTCTCCGTCAGCGATGGCGCGGGGCAACTGTCGTTGACGGTACCGGATTGGCCGGCGGGCGGCGAATTGAGCTTCACCATCGACGTCGACGACGTGCTGCGTCACGGCGCGCTTGGCCAGACCCAAGTGACAGGCGGCGAGATTGCCGGAGCCGCACTGCGCATCAGCGCGGGCGGCGCAAGCGGTCTGGGCAGCTTCGACAACACCAACCGCGCCGTCGTGCGCGGGCTGTGCAGCAGCTAA
- a CDS encoding LysR family transcriptional regulator, which translates to MNWDEIAFDWNHVRAFLATVEEGSLSAAARATRQAQPTLGRQVAALEEALGVTLFERVGRKLVLTPSGAELVAHVRTMGEAATRISLAASGQSQSVAGLVRISASDVTAAFILPNLLRALRQRAPELEIELIADNNLSDLQHRDADIAIRHVRPEQPELIARKLHDDTASFYATHAYLEAAGRPAQLSDLNALDFIAFFDTEALITHFNALGMNLTKENFRLSSNSGVVGWQMVCAGLGIGIMSDRVAARAPEVVRVLPSMEPLSFPTWLVSHRELLTSARIRLVYDYLAKGLR; encoded by the coding sequence ATGAACTGGGATGAAATCGCCTTTGATTGGAACCACGTCCGGGCCTTTCTGGCAACGGTGGAGGAGGGATCGCTGTCGGCGGCTGCCCGCGCCACTCGGCAGGCGCAGCCGACGCTGGGCCGTCAGGTGGCCGCTTTGGAAGAGGCGCTTGGCGTGACGCTGTTCGAGAGGGTCGGGCGCAAACTCGTTCTGACGCCATCGGGCGCAGAGTTGGTCGCCCATGTGCGCACCATGGGCGAGGCGGCCACCCGCATTTCGCTGGCCGCCTCGGGGCAGTCGCAAAGCGTGGCGGGCCTTGTGCGCATCAGCGCGAGCGACGTGACCGCGGCCTTCATCCTGCCAAACCTGCTCAGGGCGTTGCGTCAGCGCGCCCCAGAGCTGGAGATCGAGCTGATCGCCGATAACAACCTGTCCGACCTGCAGCACCGCGACGCCGATATCGCCATCCGCCATGTCCGGCCCGAACAGCCCGAACTGATCGCGCGCAAACTGCATGATGACACCGCCAGCTTCTATGCGACCCATGCCTACCTGGAGGCGGCCGGACGGCCCGCGCAGCTCAGCGACCTGAACGCGCTGGATTTTATCGCCTTTTTCGACACCGAGGCGTTGATCACCCATTTCAACGCGCTGGGCATGAACCTGACGAAGGAGAATTTTCGCCTGTCGAGCAATAGCGGGGTGGTGGGCTGGCAGATGGTATGTGCGGGGCTTGGGATCGGCATCATGTCCGACCGGGTTGCGGCGCGCGCGCCGGAGGTGGTGCGTGTGCTCCCGAGCATGGAGCCTTTGAGCTTTCCCACATGGCTGGTCAGCCACCGCGAGCTTCTGACCAGCGCGCGGATCCGGCTGGTCTACGACTACCTTGCCAAGGGCCTGCGTTAG
- a CDS encoding class I SAM-dependent methyltransferase encodes MTAMTFWDRVAPKYARSKIKDLDNYHRSLERTRSYLKPTDRVLELGCGTGSTALLLADNVAEYVGTDISGAMIDIARAKPDAPDGLRFVQASADAAIEGAPFDVVMGLNLYHLVEDLDGALRHAHTLTKPGGLFISKTVCLWQKRWFVGPLVKIMQLMGKAPFVHLLKQSDLETRIEAAGFEIIETGNYPAISRYVVARRS; translated from the coding sequence ATGACCGCCATGACATTCTGGGACAGAGTTGCGCCCAAATACGCCAGATCGAAGATCAAGGATCTCGACAATTACCACCGCTCGCTGGAGCGGACCCGCAGCTATCTCAAGCCCACCGACCGGGTGCTGGAGCTGGGCTGCGGCACCGGCTCGACCGCGCTTCTGCTGGCAGACAACGTGGCCGAATACGTGGGCACGGATATCTCTGGCGCGATGATCGACATTGCCCGTGCCAAGCCCGACGCGCCAGACGGCTTGCGCTTCGTGCAAGCCAGCGCGGACGCTGCGATCGAGGGCGCGCCGTTCGACGTGGTGATGGGGTTGAACCTGTATCATCTGGTCGAGGATTTGGACGGCGCGCTGCGCCACGCCCACACGCTGACCAAGCCCGGCGGGCTGTTCATCAGCAAGACCGTGTGCCTGTGGCAGAAGCGCTGGTTCGTGGGGCCGTTGGTCAAGATCATGCAGCTGATGGGCAAGGCGCCCTTCGTGCATCTGCTGAAACAATCTGACCTCGAGACGCGCATCGAAGCGGCCGGGTTCGAGATCATCGAGACGGGCAATTACCCGGCGATCAGCCGTTACGTCGTCGCGCGCCGGTCTTAA
- the nusB gene encoding transcription antitermination factor NusB, whose protein sequence is MTLSGNQKRAMRSAARLYAVQALFQMEHSDQSIDKVRDQFESHRFGEVFDDYEMIEGDMDTFRALLEGAVAGQARIDQMTDRALVAKWPINRIDPTLRALFRAAGAELVAGKTPPKVVIVEFVDVARAFFPEGKEPKFVNAVLDHMAREAQPDAFA, encoded by the coding sequence ATGACACTTTCCGGCAACCAAAAGCGCGCCATGCGCTCCGCCGCGCGGCTTTATGCCGTGCAGGCCCTGTTCCAGATGGAGCATAGCGACCAGTCCATTGACAAGGTGCGCGACCAGTTCGAGTCTCACCGTTTCGGCGAGGTCTTCGACGACTACGAGATGATCGAGGGCGACATGGACACGTTCCGCGCGCTGCTTGAAGGGGCTGTGGCGGGGCAGGCGCGCATCGACCAGATGACCGACCGGGCGCTGGTGGCGAAATGGCCGATCAACCGGATCGATCCGACCCTGCGCGCGCTGTTTCGGGCGGCGGGGGCGGAGCTTGTCGCGGGCAAGACCCCGCCCAAGGTGGTGATCGTGGAGTTCGTCGACGTGGCCCGGGCCTTCTTCCCCGAGGGAAAAGAGCCCAAGTTCGTCAATGCCGTGCTCGATCACATGGCGCGCGAAGCGCAGCCGGACGCCTTCGCCTGA
- a CDS encoding 6,7-dimethyl-8-ribityllumazine synthase, giving the protein MATAEQHHILETPKFDEPVKLALVISPYYKDIADDLVAGARAEAEKAGASVEVIEVPGALEIPPAIRIAHRQSNFDGYVALGCIIRGETTHYETVCNDSSHGLMLLGLQGANIGNGILTVETRKQAEDRADPDGQNKGGGAAAAALHLIALQRKYGAQRKGVGFKPGGRNDDDDGSFQIA; this is encoded by the coding sequence ATGGCCACCGCAGAGCAGCACCACATCCTCGAGACGCCCAAATTCGACGAGCCTGTCAAGCTCGCCCTCGTCATCTCGCCCTACTACAAGGACATCGCCGATGATCTGGTCGCGGGCGCACGGGCCGAGGCCGAGAAGGCGGGTGCGAGCGTCGAAGTGATCGAGGTGCCCGGCGCGCTGGAAATCCCGCCCGCGATCCGCATCGCCCACCGCCAAAGCAATTTTGACGGCTATGTGGCGCTCGGCTGCATCATCCGCGGCGAGACCACGCATTACGAGACGGTCTGCAATGACAGCTCCCACGGGCTGATGCTGCTGGGCCTGCAGGGCGCCAATATCGGCAATGGCATCCTGACGGTCGAAACGCGCAAGCAGGCCGAGGACCGCGCCGATCCCGACGGACAAAATAAAGGTGGCGGGGCGGCTGCGGCGGCCTTGCATCTGATCGCGCTGCAGCGCAAATACGGCGCGCAGCGCAAGGGCGTCGGCTTCAAGCCCGGCGGTCGCAACGATGATGATGACGGAAGCTTCCAGATCGCATGA
- the ribB gene encoding 3,4-dihydroxy-2-butanone-4-phosphate synthase: MTDYSDAISPIEEILEDARNGRMFILVDHEDRENEGDLVIPAQMATPEAINFMATHGRGLICLTLTSERCDALDLPLMASYNSSRHETAFTISIEAREGVSTGISAHDRARTVAVAIDAGKGPQDIATPGHVFPLRARDGGVLVRAGHTEAAIDVSRLAGLNPSGVICEIMNDDGTMSRLPDLVSFAQKHALKIGTISDLIAYRRRHDNLVRETSAKLVTSEFGGDWTMRVFSDVTQGAEHIALSKGDLTTDAPVLTRMHALNPIEDVLGLGPSPASEMAQAMKTIAEEGRGVVVLLRDTAMKIDPEGGQSPQTLRQYGLGAQILAALGLSQLELLTNSPAPNVVGLDAYGLSITGTRPIKGA; encoded by the coding sequence ATGACCGATTATTCCGACGCCATTTCGCCCATCGAGGAAATCCTCGAAGACGCCCGCAACGGGCGTATGTTCATCCTCGTCGATCACGAGGACCGCGAGAACGAAGGCGATCTGGTGATCCCGGCCCAGATGGCCACACCAGAGGCGATCAACTTCATGGCCACCCACGGCCGTGGGCTGATTTGTCTGACCCTGACCTCGGAGCGCTGCGATGCGCTCGATCTGCCGCTGATGGCCTCCTACAACTCGTCGCGCCACGAGACGGCCTTCACCATCTCCATCGAGGCGCGCGAGGGCGTGAGTACCGGCATCTCCGCCCATGACCGCGCGCGCACTGTGGCCGTGGCTATCGACGCGGGTAAAGGCCCGCAGGACATTGCCACGCCGGGTCATGTCTTCCCGCTGCGCGCGCGCGATGGCGGCGTGCTGGTCCGCGCGGGCCATACCGAGGCCGCTATCGATGTCTCCCGGCTCGCTGGGCTGAACCCGTCAGGGGTAATCTGCGAGATCATGAATGATGACGGCACCATGTCGCGCCTGCCTGATCTGGTGAGCTTTGCGCAGAAACATGCGCTGAAGATCGGCACGATTTCCGATTTGATCGCCTACCGCCGCCGCCACGACAATCTTGTGCGCGAGACAAGCGCGAAGTTGGTCACGTCGGAATTTGGTGGCGACTGGACCATGCGCGTCTTCTCTGATGTCACCCAAGGGGCGGAGCATATCGCGCTGTCCAAGGGCGATCTGACCACGGACGCGCCGGTGCTGACCCGGATGCATGCGCTCAACCCGATAGAGGATGTGCTGGGCCTTGGCCCCAGCCCCGCGTCCGAGATGGCGCAGGCGATGAAGACCATCGCAGAAGAAGGGCGCGGCGTCGTCGTGCTGCTGCGCGATACGGCGATGAAGATCGACCCCGAGGGCGGGCAGTCGCCGCAGACCCTGCGCCAATACGGGCTTGGCGCGCAGATCCTTGCCGCCTTGGGACTGTCCCAGCTTGAACTTCTGACCAATTCGCCCGCCCCCAACGTGGTGGGTCTGGATGCCTACGGGCTGTCGATCACCGGCACCCGACCGATCAAAGGAGCCTGA